In Acinetobacter wanghuae, the sequence GATTTGGATTGATGGCTTCTAAGCGATAATCTGTTGTCAACAAATTAAAATACGCTCCGCCAATTTCAATATGATCATCTAAAGATCCTTTAGGGAAAGATTCTGGTGCAAATCGATACGTCCACATTAACTTTTCAGGTGCTTTTGACTGAATAATCTTTTCTTCAAAATAAATTCCACGTTCCCAATGGATTTGGCGTACTGAACCTTGATCTGTACATACTGTCATACCCGATTGTGGTTTAGGAAAGCCCATTGTAAAAATTGGACTGTATTTGATTTCATTGGGTTGAATATTTTGAATATGATTAATTGCCGCAAAGACCTGCTCTCGCGATGCATCGATGACTAATGATTTCGTGGTATAGCCTTGATGATACTGAGTGATATTGGGTAAAAACAGTAAGCCCAATAATGGTAACAAGCCAATTGAATAGATTCTTTTATAGGGTTTCCATATTTTTCGACATAGGCTTCGCATGAAAAATGCACCAAGCAATGCCAACACAAAATAAATTGGCGCAGCCATAATTAAG encodes:
- a CDS encoding SRPBCC family protein; translation: MLYFLIISLLARYTGKMMSMSFLILFPLSVGAISEYILSFNRNASDGQILKRQSLIVLVLLILGGIVLKEGVICLIMAAPIYFVLALLGAFFMRSLCRKIWKPYKRIYSIGLLPLLGLLFLPNITQYHQGYTTKSLVIDASREQVFAAINHIQNIQPNEIKYSPIFTMGFPKPQSGMTVCTDQGSVRQIHWERGIYFEEKIIQSKAPEKLMWTYRFAPESFPKGSLDDHIEIGGAYFNLLTTDYRLEAINPNQTKLILRIDYRLSTELNFYSDLWVQYVLREFSDVVLHIYKHCLEGKT